The proteins below are encoded in one region of Geomonas ferrireducens:
- a CDS encoding universal stress protein has product MFRKMMVCTDLTPASFSLIGCAAQLQQIGTKEIVLAHVVESIASAERTLLSQELEAVFRRQKEMLEQRGLDVTAEVLHGLPVSTLDAAAEKHDVGGIVVGSHSKAVIALATLGSVSAALLALTLRPLLLYRVDFVAEGRGEVECGSLFRHVLFPTDFSEAAELGLDYLGKIALEQHGAEITLFHVLPMDEEAEDGRTEEDARYLLEAKKRRLERLGASEVGIELVRGEAADEVIARGKAGLYSLVVMGCQGKGPLKRVLAGSTAEQVTRRIEIPVLLVPGKHHVE; this is encoded by the coding sequence ATGTTCAGAAAAATGATGGTCTGCACCGATCTGACTCCTGCTTCATTTTCCCTCATCGGATGTGCAGCTCAGTTACAGCAGATCGGCACCAAAGAGATTGTCTTGGCTCACGTAGTAGAGTCCATCGCCTCAGCGGAAAGGACGCTTTTATCACAGGAATTGGAGGCTGTCTTCCGAAGGCAAAAGGAGATGCTCGAGCAGCGCGGCCTCGATGTCACCGCAGAGGTGCTTCACGGCTTGCCGGTCTCGACCCTGGATGCCGCCGCAGAAAAGCACGACGTGGGGGGCATCGTGGTCGGCTCGCACAGTAAGGCCGTTATCGCTCTTGCCACCCTGGGAAGCGTATCCGCGGCTCTTCTGGCTCTAACCCTGCGCCCGCTGCTGCTTTACCGTGTCGATTTTGTCGCTGAGGGGAGAGGGGAGGTGGAGTGCGGCAGTCTGTTCCGGCACGTCCTTTTCCCCACCGACTTCTCGGAAGCTGCGGAACTTGGGCTCGACTACCTGGGCAAGATCGCGTTGGAGCAGCACGGCGCGGAGATAACACTCTTTCACGTCCTTCCCATGGACGAGGAAGCCGAGGACGGACGAACCGAAGAGGATGCGCGGTATCTGCTGGAAGCGAAGAAAAGGCGACTGGAGCGGCTGGGGGCAAGCGAGGTAGGGATCGAACTCGTACGCGGCGAGGCGGCGGACGAAGTGATTGCAAGGGGGAAGGCCGGGCTTTATTCGCTTGTTGTCATGGGGTGCCAGGGGAAAGGGCCACTGAAGCGGGTATTGGCCGGGAGTACCGCCGAGCAGGTCACGCGCCGCATCGAAATCCCGGTGCTGCTCGTACCGGGAAAACACCACGTGGAATAG
- the phoU gene encoding phosphate signaling complex protein PhoU, whose product MEREHFSRQFDNELNQIREKLLEMGGKVEVMIANAMKSLVERDTELAERTIAFDHEINTLEMVIDEKCLEVLARRQPAARDLRFITLALKIVTDLERIGDQCANICKRARELNQEPALKPYIDLPRMAQAASDMVKEALDAFVRGDDALAIKVCQDDQCVDELNEQIQRELLTFMMGDPKCISRAMKIIQVSKGLERIADHATNIAEMVIFMIKGKDIRHTIA is encoded by the coding sequence ATGGAGAGAGAACATTTCAGCAGACAGTTCGACAACGAGCTGAACCAGATACGCGAGAAGCTCCTTGAGATGGGGGGAAAGGTCGAGGTGATGATCGCCAACGCCATGAAGTCCCTCGTCGAGCGGGACACGGAGCTAGCCGAGCGGACCATCGCCTTCGATCACGAGATCAATACGCTCGAGATGGTCATCGACGAGAAGTGCCTGGAGGTTTTGGCCCGCCGTCAGCCTGCCGCGCGCGACCTGCGCTTCATCACGCTGGCGCTGAAGATCGTAACCGACCTTGAGCGTATCGGTGACCAGTGCGCCAACATCTGCAAGAGGGCGCGGGAGTTGAACCAGGAGCCGGCCCTGAAGCCGTACATCGACCTGCCGCGCATGGCGCAAGCGGCCTCGGACATGGTGAAAGAGGCGCTTGATGCCTTCGTTCGCGGCGACGACGCCCTGGCCATAAAGGTCTGCCAGGACGACCAGTGCGTGGATGAGCTGAACGAGCAGATCCAGCGCGAGCTTTTGACTTTCATGATGGGAGATCCGAAGTGCATCAGCCGCGCCATGAAGATCATTCAGGTCTCCAAAGGGCTGGAGCGCATCGCGGACCACGCCACCAACATCGCGGAGATGGTCATCTTCATGATCAAGGGGAAGGACATCCGGCATACCATCGCGTAA
- the pstB gene encoding phosphate ABC transporter ATP-binding protein PstB, with protein MNNKVQLEEVNIHFGKTHAVRDINMSFPENSVTAIIGPSGCGKSTLLRSMNRMHDLVPSARVTGKILVDSGDIYERGVDPVAIRRRVGMVFQKPNPFPAMSIYDNVIAGYKLNGRLPREEADEIVESCLKRVALWDEVKDRLKSNAMMLSGGQQQRLCIARTIAVKPEVILMDEPASALDPISTLKIEELIEELKERYTIIIVTHNMQQAARVSDYTAFLYMGDLVECGETKKIFTTPEEKRTEDYITGRFG; from the coding sequence ATGAACAACAAGGTACAACTGGAAGAAGTAAACATACACTTCGGCAAGACCCACGCGGTGCGCGACATCAACATGAGCTTCCCGGAGAACAGCGTCACCGCCATCATCGGGCCGTCCGGGTGCGGCAAGTCGACCCTTTTGCGTTCCATGAACAGGATGCACGACCTGGTTCCATCGGCACGGGTCACCGGCAAGATCCTCGTCGACAGCGGCGACATCTACGAAAGGGGTGTCGATCCCGTCGCAATCAGGCGCCGCGTCGGCATGGTGTTCCAGAAACCGAACCCCTTCCCCGCCATGTCGATCTATGACAACGTCATCGCAGGCTACAAGCTGAACGGAAGGCTGCCGCGCGAGGAGGCGGACGAGATCGTAGAGAGCTGCCTTAAGCGCGTGGCGCTCTGGGACGAGGTGAAGGACCGTCTGAAGAGTAACGCCATGATGCTCTCCGGCGGGCAGCAGCAGCGCCTCTGCATCGCGCGCACCATCGCGGTGAAGCCCGAGGTGATCCTCATGGACGAACCCGCCTCGGCTCTCGACCCCATCTCGACCCTGAAGATAGAGGAACTGATCGAGGAGCTGAAGGAGCGTTACACCATCATCATCGTGACGCACAACATGCAGCAGGCCGCCCGCGTCTCCGACTACACCGCCTTTCTCTACATGGGAGACCTGGTCGAGTGTGGCGAAACGAAGAAGATATTCACGACCCCGGAAGAGAAGCGCACCGAGGACTACATCACGGGCCGTTTCGGCTAA
- the pstA gene encoding phosphate ABC transporter permease PstA, translated as MMNGMAFRKAKNHLMSFVMLACTLAVLIPLALIFVHIVKMGLSSLSIDFFTHIPAPTGEPGGGMANGMLGSLIMIGGASLIGLPIGILGAIYLSEFGGSKMSTTIRFAADVLSGTPSIITGMVAYTLLVVPMKGFSGLAGAVALAMIMIPIVLRTTEEQLKMVPGSLREASLALGVPFWRTSLKVTLRSAMSGVLTGILLAVARIAGETAPLLFTALGNQFWSKNVMQPMAALPLQIFSFAIAPYEDWHKLAWAGALVLVSVMFGLSLTARYFSRSRQAH; from the coding sequence ATGATGAACGGCATGGCTTTCCGCAAAGCGAAGAACCACCTGATGAGCTTCGTCATGCTTGCCTGCACCCTGGCGGTCCTCATCCCGCTCGCACTCATCTTCGTACACATCGTGAAGATGGGGCTCAGTTCGCTCTCGATCGACTTCTTCACCCACATCCCGGCGCCCACCGGTGAACCGGGCGGCGGCATGGCCAACGGGATGCTCGGCTCGCTCATCATGATCGGCGGAGCGTCGCTGATCGGACTTCCCATCGGCATCCTCGGGGCCATCTACCTCTCCGAATTCGGCGGCTCCAAGATGTCGACGACGATCAGGTTCGCCGCGGACGTTCTCTCCGGCACGCCGTCGATCATCACCGGCATGGTCGCCTATACGCTGCTCGTGGTCCCGATGAAAGGGTTCTCCGGGCTTGCCGGTGCGGTGGCGCTCGCCATGATCATGATCCCGATCGTGCTGCGCACCACCGAGGAACAGTTGAAGATGGTCCCGGGTTCGCTGCGCGAAGCGTCGCTCGCACTCGGCGTCCCCTTCTGGCGCACGAGCCTCAAGGTGACACTCAGAAGTGCCATGTCCGGCGTGCTCACCGGTATCCTGCTCGCGGTGGCGAGGATCGCGGGCGAGACCGCACCGCTTCTTTTCACCGCGCTCGGCAACCAGTTCTGGAGCAAGAACGTCATGCAGCCGATGGCGGCACTCCCCCTGCAGATCTTCAGCTTCGCCATAGCACCCTACGAGGACTGGCACAAGCTCGCCTGGGCCGGCGCCCTCGTGCTGGTAAGCGTCATGTTCGGCTTAAGCCTCACCGCCCGCTACTTCAGCAGAAGCAGGCAGGCGCACTAG
- the pstC gene encoding phosphate ABC transporter permease subunit PstC, with protein MARATTKRREPDTAKRLNGDAVFRYLTTFFAFSILAILALMLYEMAGESMPAIKAFGWKFVSSKDWDAVQETFGALPYLYGSVVSSVLALLLATPLSIGAALFITEIAPGRLGSIVAPLVELLAAIPSVIYGLWGVLVMAPWLQTTVQPFLIEHFGFIPLFEGAPYGVSMLAAIFILMIMVVPIITSITREVLLAVPQSQKEAAIALGATRWETIKVAILPYGKSGILGAAILGLGRAIGETMAVTMVIGNAPNISLSLLSPAYTMPSVIANEFAEATTKLHSSALMEIGLILMVVTLIVNALARLLIWSVSREAKGGAA; from the coding sequence GTGGCACGAGCGACGACGAAAAGACGTGAGCCGGATACGGCGAAGAGGCTGAACGGGGACGCGGTATTCCGCTACCTCACCACCTTCTTCGCCTTCAGCATCCTCGCGATACTCGCCCTCATGCTTTACGAGATGGCCGGTGAGAGCATGCCCGCCATCAAGGCGTTCGGGTGGAAATTCGTAAGCTCGAAGGATTGGGATGCCGTGCAGGAAACCTTCGGCGCCCTCCCCTACCTGTACGGGTCGGTGGTTTCCTCGGTGCTGGCCCTTCTGCTCGCCACCCCCTTGAGCATCGGGGCGGCCCTCTTCATCACCGAGATCGCGCCGGGGCGCCTGGGCTCCATCGTGGCGCCGCTTGTGGAACTGCTGGCGGCGATACCGTCGGTCATCTACGGCCTCTGGGGCGTGCTGGTCATGGCCCCCTGGCTGCAGACCACGGTGCAGCCCTTCCTGATCGAGCACTTCGGTTTCATCCCGCTCTTTGAGGGCGCCCCTTACGGCGTCAGCATGCTCGCCGCCATCTTCATCCTCATGATCATGGTGGTCCCGATCATCACCTCGATCACCCGCGAGGTGCTCCTCGCCGTACCGCAAAGCCAGAAGGAGGCGGCGATAGCCCTCGGCGCCACGCGTTGGGAGACCATCAAAGTCGCCATCCTCCCCTACGGCAAGTCCGGCATCCTGGGCGCCGCAATCCTGGGGCTAGGCCGCGCCATCGGCGAGACCATGGCGGTCACCATGGTGATCGGCAACGCTCCGAATATCTCGCTGTCGCTTTTGTCTCCGGCCTACACCATGCCGAGCGTCATCGCCAACGAGTTCGCCGAGGCGACCACGAAGCTGCACTCCTCCGCGCTCATGGAGATAGGCCTCATCCTCATGGTGGTTACCCTGATCGTGAACGCACTGGCGAGGCTCTTGATCTGGAGCGTCTCGCGTGAAGCGAAGGGAGGTGCGGCATGA
- a CDS encoding two-component system sensor histidine kinase NtrB produces MENEQMMQERSTNCQDNYSADTGAMPPDGIAPVPIRRLRSFAGLSSRRNDVSSMLSATIEATLDGIMAVDAGGEIVACNRRFQQMWEIDEEILVSGDSNRMLISLLGQVRDPVLFFEKVTELYWQPDLESYDLVEMRDGRWLERYSRPHYEDGQLAGRVWTFHDITELKKMESQLLQAQKMEAIGTLAGGIAHDFNNIMTAVIGYTDLLMMEFNPPAPFKGFLENIHTSSNRAIALVRNLLAYSRQEPVYTARMDGNTLVENVVVLLERLAGQSVAFEWRPSRSLQTVLVDQAQMEQVLVNLVTNARDAMPDGGRLTMTLDGAVLGADDVDGYAKPGPYVRISVSDTGSGIDEATRARIFDPFFTTKEVGRGTGLGLSISYGIVKRHGGFIKVESETGRGTTCTIFLPRADVACQEHHAERQAGPDTP; encoded by the coding sequence ATGGAGAACGAACAAATGATGCAAGAGCGGTCAACGAACTGCCAGGACAATTACAGCGCCGACACGGGCGCCATGCCTCCGGACGGCATCGCTCCCGTACCGATCCGGCGACTGCGCAGTTTCGCCGGGCTTTCCAGTCGGCGCAACGACGTCAGTTCGATGCTCTCAGCGACCATCGAAGCCACCCTGGACGGCATCATGGCCGTCGACGCGGGGGGCGAAATCGTCGCATGCAACCGGCGCTTCCAGCAGATGTGGGAGATCGACGAGGAGATCCTGGTATCGGGCGATTCGAACCGGATGCTGATATCCCTGCTCGGCCAGGTGCGCGACCCTGTCCTCTTCTTCGAGAAGGTGACCGAACTTTACTGGCAGCCCGACCTCGAGAGCTACGACCTGGTGGAGATGCGGGACGGCCGGTGGCTTGAGCGCTATTCCAGGCCGCACTACGAGGATGGACAGCTTGCCGGCAGGGTCTGGACCTTCCACGACATCACCGAACTGAAGAAGATGGAAAGCCAGCTCCTCCAAGCGCAGAAGATGGAGGCGATCGGCACCCTCGCCGGCGGCATCGCGCACGATTTCAACAACATCATGACCGCGGTCATCGGCTACACCGATCTCCTGATGATGGAATTCAACCCTCCCGCTCCTTTCAAGGGATTCCTCGAGAACATCCACACCTCTTCGAACCGGGCCATCGCGCTGGTCAGAAACCTGCTCGCCTACAGCAGGCAGGAACCCGTCTACACCGCGCGCATGGACGGCAACACGCTTGTGGAAAACGTGGTCGTGCTGCTGGAAAGGCTGGCGGGCCAGTCCGTCGCCTTCGAATGGCGTCCGTCACGGTCGCTGCAGACGGTGCTGGTGGATCAGGCGCAGATGGAGCAGGTCCTGGTGAACCTGGTGACCAATGCCCGGGACGCCATGCCGGACGGGGGCAGGCTCACGATGACGCTGGACGGCGCGGTCCTCGGGGCCGACGATGTGGACGGCTACGCCAAGCCCGGCCCCTATGTCCGCATTTCCGTTTCGGACACGGGTTCCGGCATCGACGAGGCCACGCGGGCCAGGATCTTCGATCCCTTCTTCACCACCAAGGAGGTCGGCCGGGGAACGGGTCTCGGGCTGTCCATCAGCTACGGCATCGTGAAACGCCACGGGGGCTTCATCAAGGTGGAAAGCGAAACCGGCAGGGGTACCACCTGCACCATCTTTCTCCCCAGGGCCGATGTCGCATGCCAGGAACATCATGCGGAGCGCCAGGCCGGACCGGATACCCCTTAG
- a CDS encoding STAS domain-containing protein has product MNLANYVSNEEDCFILEGIIDAHAEDALKEIPKKVKHPVARFDFSLAGRINSMGIALILRCFKEISDKAEIRIEGLNQTHSMLFKMTGVFLLAAPVKAQGGRKEGTA; this is encoded by the coding sequence ATGAATCTGGCAAATTACGTATCAAACGAAGAGGACTGCTTCATCCTTGAGGGGATCATCGACGCGCACGCCGAAGACGCGCTGAAAGAGATCCCGAAGAAGGTCAAACACCCGGTGGCGAGGTTCGACTTCAGCCTGGCCGGTCGCATCAACTCCATGGGGATCGCCCTCATCCTGCGCTGCTTCAAGGAGATCAGCGACAAGGCCGAAATCCGCATCGAGGGGCTGAACCAGACGCACAGCATGCTGTTCAAGATGACCGGAGTGTTCCTGCTGGCGGCACCGGTAAAGGCTCAGGGTGGGCGGAAGGAGGGGACGGCATGA